The following are encoded together in the Streptomyces flavofungini genome:
- a CDS encoding vWA domain-containing protein: MSVDGIGFGSGYEERQPVLLLLDTSASMGRPVDQPRIAELNHALNRWFDGVRAQERLRTRVEVCLLTFDSAVRVYDPGPGRLVPVEEGAADRLFVPVDSMRPPALRAEGLTRLTEAVETALGLAHDRYRALQRQRVPVRRPFVWVLTDGAPSDAQGRPLAAEALAGTAGRVRRGEARGEWVFQVIGVRGADLPMLRVLAPKATSPLADLDFGRILDLLFQSTDDSSPDQDADLIHQQVNDRAARLARMDRLERDLR, translated from the coding sequence ATGAGCGTCGACGGCATCGGGTTCGGGAGCGGGTACGAGGAACGGCAGCCCGTGCTGCTGCTCCTCGACACGTCCGCGTCGATGGGGCGCCCCGTCGACCAGCCGCGGATCGCCGAGCTGAACCACGCGCTGAACCGCTGGTTCGACGGGGTCCGCGCGCAGGAGCGCCTGCGCACCCGGGTGGAGGTCTGCCTCCTCACCTTCGACTCGGCCGTACGCGTCTACGACCCGGGGCCGGGCCGTCTGGTTCCGGTCGAGGAGGGCGCCGCCGACCGGCTCTTCGTCCCCGTGGACAGCATGCGTCCACCCGCGCTGCGCGCCGAGGGCCTGACCCGGCTGACGGAGGCCGTGGAGACGGCCCTCGGGCTGGCCCACGACCGCTACCGCGCCCTGCAACGGCAACGGGTGCCTGTGCGGCGCCCCTTCGTGTGGGTCCTGACGGACGGCGCGCCGAGCGACGCCCAGGGCCGCCCCTTGGCGGCCGAAGCCCTGGCGGGCACGGCGGGGCGGGTGCGCCGGGGCGAGGCGCGAGGCGAGTGGGTCTTCCAGGTCATCGGAGTGCGCGGCGCCGACCTGCCGATGCTCCGGGTCCTCGCGCCGAAGGCCACGTCCCCGTTGGCGGACCTCGACTTCGGCCGGATCCTCGACCTGCTGTTCCAGAGCACGGACGACAGCAGCCCGGACCAGGACGCGGACCTCATCCACCAGCAGGTCAACGACCGCGCCGCCCGCCTCGCCCGGATGGACCGCCTGGAGAGGGACCTCCGGTGA